The Branchiostoma floridae strain S238N-H82 chromosome 17, Bfl_VNyyK, whole genome shotgun sequence genome has a window encoding:
- the LOC118404982 gene encoding uncharacterized protein LOC118404982 gives MSTPNRKRSADGTLVMSEERTVNLNDVFRGMSNVGKKVERMQRSMDDNHMETLELIRAMREEMRQQQPTRTANSSKLPPGLSAKVRQAHRNLGEDHQYNNERFNSPHNEAVTGVLMESVRDSGMELEDNVIRKACNRFFENLKTQAKHAQQGRTKEVGETKKRTSRRDRLFKNRLIVSKTLHPEDVTKYIQGAGPTFMSDEESEPEDKNVVVACPPRWRSRKLSQYLLECQQVLDENFLLRKAPSGQKRRKRVEGRHSSRNAPQGRAAAKYIEDEASGVDTRGAVAAGGVGIENEVNGVDTRDVVAAGGSGTGGGRGRGSVSEDNSDLIGAVGRGARKTDGRGGRRSGTSNNVISDDETSDSEASDSEASN, from the exons ATGTCTACTCCAAACCGCAAGCGCAGTGCCGACGGCACTCTGGTGATGAGTGAAGAGAGAACGGTCAATCTCAACGACGTTTTCAG GGGTATGAGCAACGTTGGGAAGAAGGTGGAAAGAATGCAGCGCTCCATGGACGACAATCACATGGAAACGTTGGAGCTGATACGGGCTATGCGGGAAGAGATGAGGCAGCAGCAGCCGACTAGAACAGCAAACTCGTCCAAGCTGCCGCCTGGGCTTTCT GCAAAGGTGAGGCAAGCTCACCGCAACCTTGGGGAAGACCACCAGTACAACAACGAGAG ATTCAACTCGCCTCACAACGAGGCTGTGACTGGGGTATTGATGGAGTCCGTCAGGGACTCCGGGATGGAGTTGGAGGACAACGTTATCAGAA AAGCTTGCAACCGGTTCTTTGAGAACCTGAAGACACAGGCCAAACACGCACAGCAGGGGAGGACTAAAGAGGTCGGTGAGACCAAAAAACGGACCAGCAGGCGAGACAGG CTCTTCAAGAACAGGCTGATCGTTTCCAAGACGCTGCACCCCGAGGATGTCACCAAATACATCCAGGGTGCTGGACCGACGTTCATGTCCGATGAGGAATCCGAACCCGAGGACAAGAACGTTGTGGTGGCCTGCCCGCCTCGATGGCGCAGCAGGAAGTTGTCCCAGTACCTGCTGGAATGCCAGCAGGTGCTGGACGAAAACTTCCTGCTGAGGAAAGCGCCTTCGGGGCAGAAGAGACGGAAGCGGGTGGAGGGGAGACATAGCAGCCGCAACGCCCCTCAAGGACGAGCCGCAGCGAAGTACATCGAGGACGAGGCCAGCGGAGTCGACACCAGGGGTGCAGTGGCGGCAGGGGGCGTCGGCATCGAGAACGAGGTCAACGGCGTCGACACCAGGGATGTAGTTGCGGCAGGGGGCAGCGGTACCGGCGGCGGCAGGGGCAGGGGCAGCGTCTCTGAGGACAACAGCGACCTCATAGGCGCCGTAGGCCGGGGCGCCCGGAAGACCGATGGCCGCGGCGGCAGGCGCAGTGGTACCAGCAACAACGTCATCAGCGATGATGAGACCAGCGACAGTGAGGCCAGCGACAGTGAGGCCAGCAACTGA